GATATAGAAGGTGGTTCTGCTAATGTTGGGACCAGGAGGAAAACACTGGAAGGAAAGGAATCGTCTGGAAAACTAGATTTGACAGATTTTTTAATTGAAAAACCTTCCAATAAGATGGACAAGGACAAGGAGATGAAGCTGCCTCCAGATGAACAACGTTGTTGTCTAAAAGCTAATAATGGCAGATACAGATGCAAGAATTTTAGGATGGGTCAtggtgctgctgatgatgatagtGTTCTTAAGTCTAAACATTGTGAACAACATTACAATTATTATGCCAACTATAGTCAGATGCTTAAGAAGAAGAGAAGTGGAAATGGTGAAGCTTCTTTGATCCCTTCGAATAAGATGAAACTGCCTCCAGATGAACAGCGTTGTCGTCACACTAATGGAGCAAGATGCAGATGCAAGAATTTTAAGATGAGTCATGGTGCTGCTGATAATGATGCTAGTGCTCCTAAGACCAAATATTGTGAAAAACATGACAACTATTACGCAGAGCATTATAAAAAtcttaagaagaagagaaatgtaGAGGGTGACGGTGCAGCTGGTCCTATCAGGAGGAAGAGGAAAATTGTGGAAAGATCGGAAGGGTTTGAAGAACCAGAACCTGTGGTTGAGTTTGAGAGTATAGAAAATTATAAGAGCAAGTGTTTTGAACTGTCTTCGGAGCTTGAGAAGAAGAAAGTCGAGTGCATTAAACTCCAGGGTGAATTAGCGGATGTAAAGACTAGAAAGAATGCTGCTAAAGATGATGAAACTGAATGGGCGCCTGAAGATGCAACTGGATATTGGAGGAAGATGTTTTTGGGCTTGGAGAATCGAGTTCTGAGGATAGAAAATGAAAATTCAACAATGAGATGTGTAGAGTCTCGCGTTTCGGATTTGGAGAGACTAGTCCGGAGGAATGGAAAGGGTGATTCAAAATTGAGATGTGTAGAGTTGTTTAATTCTGAAGACATAGAATCTGAAGCGCCAAGTTTGCAGAATGATGTTACTCAAAGCGGTGAAAAACAATGTGATAAGAACTACATGAGCAAACCTAATGCTGAAACCAGCAGAGGGGGAAACAATGATTCTCATGTGTCACAATTGAAAACCGAAGAGAAGGTGCTGAAAAATGTGTATGACATTGGCaccaataatcaaaataaattggAGTCTGAATTTCCCCAATACACTTCTGTGAACATTTCTTCTGGAAGTCGGAATTTATCAAGTGGGGGTGAAAATGTCAAGGAAGGGAAGGGTAGAGGCTGTGGGGTGGAGACACCATCCCAAGCTAATTCGGAAATGAGTAGGAGTCCTTTTGTGAAATTGGTCTCAGATAGCGGTGGTGAATCTTTTGAGGAAGATTCTGATAGTTCTGATTCAGAAAGTTCTCTTGGTGACCTTATTGACATGATAGCAATGAAGTGCAGGAAAATGAAGAATGACAGAGAAATCAAATGGAAGTTTCAGGCTGGTATGCTTTCTTCATTTGAAGAGGATCTAGAGCTCTGCATGAAAGCTGTTTGTGCTCTCCACCGACAGCAAATTTCTGAAGACGCCAAGGGGTTGTTCCATTACAGTGATGCGCTCAGGTATGTTAAGACCTTTCTATTTTCGTAGTTACAATCTATTGGCTTGTTCAATGTTGCAAGAATATAAAAGCTTGCTGGTTTACGTATTCTGCTGCTATTTTAAATGCTTAATCTATTCCATGGATTCTTTTCATAATCTGCTGCTCAATTTTCTAACTTGTTTGCTTAATATCAAGAGTCTATTCCATGGACTTCTTTCATATCCTCTCATTTTGGTAGTAGTTAAAGCCTTATTACTTGCATATTACGGTGTATGAAAACTTATCTCTATTCTTAGGAATCAATCTGTGTCAGTCCTATCTCTAATGAGAACTTGTGATTGTAAATTCTTGATATAGTTAGTTGAATACGATTCTGCAAATAGCTTTAATTGGCATCGACACTACCTCAATCCTCAAATTCTCAATCTCTGTACTGACTGCAGACTTGTACGTTGACAGACTTGGTTGACACAAGAACAAATTAGTTGGTCGACTTTTCCATAGTTGTCAGACAAAAGATCTGCTACCTTCCCCAGAGTTGGTTGACACAAGACAAAACGATTTTCTTGCCCGTGGCTGTGCGTGCACAGGGAAGGAAGGCCAATCAGCAAAGTTCATAGTTGTGCTGAAGAATCGATATTAATGGTTTCCTGTTCTCATATATACACTTCTAGCCTTaatcaaaatattttcttaataggGGTACTACTTTGGCCAAGTTTCTAATAGATGGAGCCTGCGAAGGTGATCTCAAGAAGTCTGTTAAAGAGTTGGAGACATTGGATTCTAAAGCAGTTGAAGACTGCAAGAGGCTGGCTAGAAGTTACTCGAAGCAATTATTTAGTatctatcaaaacaaaaaaagatcCTTATTTCCTTCCTAATACAACAGCCAGCCGTGGAGATTAAACTACTAAATGATGGATTGCTGTGTAAGTGGCCTTCACTTTTTTTTGACTAGGCATTACAACCTTGCATCTCCTTTTAACCTCCTCAAATTTTGACTCTGCAAAGTGATGTTGTATTATGGTAGCTATACTTGTTTAGCTCATGGAACTGATATTGAGATGTGTAAAATCTTATTTCTGAAATTAAAGCTAGACTAccccttcttctttcttattgTAATATCTAATAGAACTAACAAGGTAGCTCACAGTGTTTCAAATTTTGCTAGGAAGGCGGAGTCTAACGAACAGAGGtttccactaccaccaccaccaccaccactcatTTCTTACATTTTCATCACCTCATGACCTTGTACACTAATATGTAAATTCGTTACCCTTCTCTGGCTGAATCCATTAAAGGCTAGTGCTATATTGACTTTAAGCTAATCCTGAAAACAATAGTAGATTAGCACTGTGTATCTTTTACTACACAATTGAGTTGGGACGAAAATTCCAACTATCAAGCATGCCTTCTTGCACTGCTAGTACTGCAGTCAGCGTATAGGTTATTTCTAAGTCGAATATGTAGCAGATTATCGGACACTTGGTGTGTAAAAAGACTAATGATTTCCCGTGACTAAGTCCTATGGGGTAGATTTGGGTGCTAGATTAGTCAAAAAGCATTGTAGATCAAACAAAAAGCGTTGCATATTTTTTAACACTATTTCTTTTTCTAGATATATCTCGCATTATAACTAGTAGCGAGATAGTTTTGCTAAATGGTTCAGCGCAACCAAATTCACCTTTTCGCGGAATGGTCACTGCAGATTAATTTATTTTTCTATCCGACGGCTGAGATGGTTGTTAGATTAGGCTTGCCAAATCTCGCCATAGAAGATGCTAGATTAGCACACCGTAGGACTTAGCTTTAAAGGGGGAACAAATGGAAGAAACAATTTTTAGACTAGTACCTCCCTTCTATGAGTTTTTgtataaaaaagaagaaaaaagatccATTTTTATATTAATAAGTTCACTAAGACGTTCCCAAATAAGAAGCTCTTCAAATGCTTAGAGCATCTCGAACGGAGTTAAAAATATTGATGCGCCTAGGATTTTAGAGATCCTCTTTACAAAAATCCCTTCCATTATGATAGTTGCATGGTTAAAAATCTTTTTGATTTGGCAACTTCAGTTTGAATGAGATTATATATTTTTAGAAATTCCCGTCCATACCCACGTCATCTTTCTGATTTGACAACTTGAGTTTGTACAACTTCTCGCCAGCGTACACTATTTCTTTCGTCTGGCATGGCCTTCATCAGTATAAGGTTTTGCACAAACACTCCACATGGTCCTGAAACACTATATTTTTCTGGGAATGGTTCAATACTCTGCGCTTCAGCAGGAGAATTATTAGAGCTATCAATATCCTACGTACCACTTGCACCCACATTCACTGATGCACAAACAACAACATCATTTCATCTACAGAAACTTGGAGGCGAGAACGGTAATGACGTTAGCACAACCACTTGGAATTACGACTACGCTAACATCCGAAACTTGGGCCTTGCTTCTGGAATCTAGAACCGCAACGGAAAGACAACATCCAAAAAATCTAGTTGAAAAAACTCAGAAAATCTTCTTCGGTTCGTTACCCCTCCTGCTACACAGTCTTTGTATATCGCTGATATGGTCCAGGAAATAAAGAAGAGAATGTGATTCCACAATCAGCAATCCGACACAACTATATGGAAGGAAGTCCGACATCAGATAGCATGGACAATTATATAGGAAGTTAAACGGAAAATCTATCCATGCATAAAAAtctgggaccaggcaatcccaaattttttttaatcaaattaTCCTCCATAACTCTGTAGGCACTATATATCCACGTGTAATTATAATCTAGTTCTTTAAATAAATGCACGCttcaagccaaaaaaaaaaaaaaacagcaacaatggaaatgaaaacaaacaaccaaacattAACAAACTCGACCATATTTGTCATTCTTgtacttttaaaagaaaaaaattaaattaggttaccAAAGCAAAGATTTAATCCCTTGATTCAGTCTCATTTGGAACTAATACATAGTGAACTATTCTGCCGATGACTGAATCTGCAGGATTGACATCATCTGTAATAAGTACAAAAGAGTTTAAATTATTACATATATTTTGATCTTTGACAGAGTCATAAGCTATTGAGGGAATTAAAAACATGTGTATACATAGTTAAACCAATACTCTGCAATATTttatttccttcctttttttgctAATAGGTCTGCCACTTTGTTTGTCGGCCTGTCGACGTGCTGAAAACCCATAAAAGATACTAATTTTGCTGCTTCAGCTGTAACTTCTTTTAAGATCGCTATACTTTGTCATTGGATTGATAATTCCTTTCCTTGTAGATAGTTGATAGTTACTTGATTGTCTCCTTCAATGACCAGATTTTGTAAGTTGTTCAGGTTGGCCCATTTTATTGCTTGCAGAAGAGCCAGAGCTTCTGCTTTTTCAGCTGTGGATGTCTTGAAAACCCCCATTGTTGCTCATTTTCCAGTACCTAACCAATTGCGAAGCACAAAACCAAACCCGCGTTAgtgttttttgaaaatcaagAAGCATGACAATTAAGTTTGAGAGTATCTCTGTGTAGAAATTTCCACTTTGTATGCAACAAGGTCTTTTTGCTGCTCTGTACAGTCCTGATGTTAAAACTTTGTGGGTGCCAATATGTAAAATGTCGTAAGATATTTGCAGCCAACTGTTTTGCTAttctttcttgtttttcaaaaattgtatccttCTTTCCATATAAACTAGCATTTGGTTGCATCCAAAGCCATGGAGATAGAATTGATGTCTCCTTTCAGCCATTCATTATATTTATTCAAGAAAGAACATTTGTAGTGTTAGAAGTTACTCCCTGTGATGCAATTGGGGCAAAGCTCCAGACTGGCTTAGCATGGTGACATTCCAAAAAGAGATGATAAGTTGATTTTATAGCTTGCTGAAAGAAAATGCATTGAGTTTCCACATCCAGGATCAAACCCAAGTTGTGTCTTTTTGGTAAAATGTCTTGAATACACTTGTAAATAAACAGTTTTACCCTCTGTGAAGTGTTCATACTCCTATAAACCTTTCCAAAATCTTTTAGTTTCAGAAGATACTGATCCCAAAGGGTTTTTCAATTTAGCATAAAGAGATTTTACAGAGAATTCACCTTTTTTGGTGAGCATTCATCTCAGTTTATCTTTTTTCAGCTTGCCATTGTTAGAGGTATATAACCTGATGTTCAATATCTCAGAAACCAAAGAACTGTCAAATAAAGAGAGTAGCAGAGAATTATTCAACTTCTTTGTGTCATGATttatcaaattagacacaagTGTTATATTGGAGGTTTTAGTAAGAGAATTTGctagaagttggtttatatttggTAACCATTTGTTTTCCCAAATGTTAATAGAAAACCATCCCCTACTTGCCAAAAGCTATATTCTTTTTATGTGTTCAATACCTTGCAAGTTacatttctatatccaaaaagtTGATGATTTCTTCTTGGAATGTAAAGCACTAGACTTTTTGAAGTATTTTCCTTTTAGAATTTAAGTTCAAAAGTCATCAGGTTTACTAACTAATCTCCAAGCTATCCTACTATTGATCATGGCTTGATTAATTGTATTAGCCTCTTTAAAACCCATCCCCCTGACTAATGAGTTTACATAAGAAATCGAAAGCTTTAATATACATTCCTTTAGAGTTAGTATGTTTTCCTCGTCAAAAATTTCTTTGGATGTCATTGATtctttttgtgatttttttagG
This is a stretch of genomic DNA from Papaver somniferum cultivar HN1 chromosome 1, ASM357369v1, whole genome shotgun sequence. It encodes these proteins:
- the LOC113320804 gene encoding uncharacterized protein LOC113320804 isoform X1, with the protein product MEKMAAGKELPPPEKSLMMIPPDEERCCRTNGVGWRCNKSMMNLGVSNDDDGLDTKYCENHYNSFKEQHNKNQQQQKHKKKKLMRKSSSEDADDDSSSGTETWDSTFLDWKKVKYHRKGIQPPPTTNDTTSDIEGGSANVGTRRKTLEGKESSGKLDLTDFLIEKPSNKMDKDKEMKLPPDEQRCCLKANNGRYRCKNFRMGHGAADDDSVLKSKHCEQHYNYYANYSQMLKKKRSGNGEASLIPSNKMKLPPDEQRCRHTNGARCRCKNFKMSHGAADNDASAPKTKYCEKHDNYYAEHYKNLKKKRNVEGDGAAGPIRRKRKIVERSEGFEEPEPVVEFESIENYKSKCFELSSELEKKKVECIKLQGELADVKTRKNAAKDDETEWAPEDATGYWRKMFLGLENRVLRIENENSTMRCVESRVSDLERLVRRNGKGDSKLRCVELFNSEDIESEAPSLQNDVTQSGEKQCDKNYMSKPNAETSRGGNNDSHVSQLKTEEKVLKNVYDIGTNNQNKLESEFPQYTSVNISSGSRNLSSGGENVKEGKGRGCGVETPSQANSEMSRSPFVKLVSDSGGESFEEDSDSSDSESSLGDLIDMIAMKCRKMKNDREIKWKFQAGMLSSFEEDLELCMKAVCALHRQQISEDAKGLFHYSDALRLVR
- the LOC113320804 gene encoding uncharacterized protein LOC113320804 isoform X2, coding for MEKMAAGKELPPPEKSLMMIPPDEERCCRTNGVGWRCNKSMMNLGVSNDDDGLDTKYCENHYNSFKEQHNKNQQQQKHKKKKLMRKSSSEDADDDSSSGTETWDSTFLDWKKVKYHRKGIQPPPTTNDTTSDIEGGSANVGTRRKTLEGKESSGKLDLTDFLIEKPSNKMDKDKEMKLPPDEQRCCLKANNGRYRCKNFRMGHGAADDDSVLKSKHCEQHYNYYANYSQMLKKKRSGNGEASLIPSNKMKLPPDEQRCRHTNGARCRCKNFKMSHGAADNDASAPKTKYCEKHDNYYAEHYKNLKKKRNVEGDGAAGPIRRKRKIVERSEGFEEPEPVVEFESIENYKSKCFELSSELEKKKVECIKLQGELADVKTRKNAAKDDETEWAPEDATGYWRKMFLGLENRVLRIENENSTMRCVESRVSDLERLVRRNGKGDSKLRCVELFNSEDIESEAPSLQNDVTQSGEKQCDKNYMSKPNAETSRGGNNDSHVSQLKTEEKVLKNVYDIGTNNQNKLESEFPQYTSVNISSGSRNLSSGGENVKEGKGRGCGVETPSQANSEMSRSPFVKLVSDSGGESFEEDSDSSDSESSLGDLIDMIAMKCRKMKNDREIKWKFQAGMLSSFEEDLELCMKAVCALHRQQISEDAKGLFHYSDALRLG